The stretch of DNA CGCCAAGATTTCTTTTTACTGTGGAATCCGTCAGGTCTCTCTGGAGGCGGGATTTCAAAAGCTTTCTTGAAAAAAACTCGAATAAATTTTCTGCAATTTCTGCATTCCCTTCGCTGTTTTCAAAAAAAATTGGATTAACTTTATGAGGCATGGTGGACGAGCCCATTGATTTTTTGGAGGTTTTTAAGCTTAAATATCCAAGCAAAAAATATAGCCAGATGTTTTTGTTTAAGTCAATGAGGATGGAATTTATTCTTTTCATTGTGTCAAACAGTTCCGCGTATGAATCTGTAAAAAGGATTTGCGTGGAAAAAAGAGTAGGGGTGAGATCAATGTGTTGTACAAAATTTTTTGAGAAGGTTATCCAGTTAACTTCAGGGTAAATTGTGCAAAGTGCATTAAAATTGCCTGTTGCCCCGGTAAGCTTCCCCTGTATTTTTATTTGTTTAAGTTTTTTGTACTGTGTTGTGAGCCGCACTGCATAGTTTGCACATTCTTTTCCTGCCGTCGTGGGAGTAGCTGGCTCTCCGTGGGTGCGCGAAAGCATCACATCGTGCTTGTGCTTTGATGCGTATTCTGCAAGTTGTAAGATGGTTGTTTTTAGAGCATTGAGGTATACATTTGTAGCTTCTTTCAGCATCAGTCCGTATGCAAGGTTATTTACATCCTCTGATGTGAGGCCAAAATGCACAAAGCGTCTTGCATCTTTGTTCGTCTTTTCTTTTACAAATTCTATAACCGCTCCTATAT from Caldisericota bacterium encodes:
- the purB gene encoding adenylosuccinate lyase, coding for MENRNSISPLDGRYFNDVKDITEIFSEEALNKKRVYIEIEYLIAFCETIKIKIPKQALKKIYINFSDRDAKRIKQIEKTTQHDIGAVIEFVKEKTNKDARRFVHFGLTSEDVNNLAYGLMLKEATNVYLNALKTTILQLAEYASKHKHDVMLSRTHGEPATPTTAGKECANYAVRLTTQYKKLKQIKIQGKLTGATGNFNALCTIYPEVNWITFSKNFVQHIDLTPTLFSTQILFTDSYAELFDTMKRINSILIDLNKNIWLYFLLGYLSLKTSKKSMGSSTMPHKVNPIFFENSEGNAEIAENLFEFFSRKLLKSRLQRDLTDSTVKRNLGVAFGHSLLSVKSLKKGLEKIVIDKEKIGKDLEAHQEILSELVQLSLRKQGKIEGYKDIKEKTRGKKTVKEALLKNIPEKNRKIIISQYLSGKAEELVDTAIKTVKKELI